The DNA segment GCACGCTGGCGTTGCTGGGGCTGGGGGCCTTGGCGCTCTCGCGCCGCCGGCGCCGCGCCGCGTGACGCTCTGCGGCATTCGATGCCGAACGCAAAGCGGGGGCGACCCCAGGGCCGCCCCCGCGTCATGTTGGGTGCCTCTGAGGCAAGCGCCGGAAGCTATAGCTCCCAGCCCTTCCTCGCCTCGTAGTGCAGCAGCCGGTTCGCCTCGGGCTTGTTGGTGAACTGGAGCTTCTCAGCGTCCCAGAGCAGCTTCTCGCCGGGGTACCAGAGGGCGACATTGCCGAGGAGAATCGCCTCGGTCATCGGGCCCGAGTAGCCGAAGTTGGAGCCGGGGACGATCTTGGCTCCCTTGGCGGCCTCGACCCACTCTTTGTAGTGCCCGATGGAGCGCGGCAGGGTCCTGGGCGGCGCCGGGAACTCCTTCATCTTCGCCTCGGGTATGATGCGGCAGAAGCCGGCCCAGCCGCCGCCCATCATCTTGCCCTTGGTGCCCACGAACAGGCAGCCGTTGCTGTCCATCTTGCGGTCGGGCTCGAGCTCCTCGGGCCGGGGCGGCTGCTTGCCGCCGTCGTGCCAGAAGACCTTCACGGCCGGCCGCTCGCCCTTCGCGGGGAACTCCCACTCGATGACCGACCAGAGCGGGAAGATGACGCCGTTGAACTCGGAGCACTGGGCCTTCACCGAGGTGGGCGCGCCCAGGTCGAGACACCAGAAGGCGGGGTCCATGTTGTGGCAGGCCATGTCGCCCATGGCGCCCGCCCCGAAGTCCCACCACCCGCGCCAGTTGTGGGGATGGTAGACGGGCTTGCCTTTGTGGGCTCCCTCGCGCCACTTGTCGGCGAACGGGCGGTCGGCCATGGGGCCGAGCCACAGGTCCCAGTGCAGGTGCTTGGGCACGGGGTCGCTGTAGGCGGGGGCGGCGCAGCCCTGGGGCCACCAGCCCATCGGGCGGTCGCTCCAGGTGTGGACCTCGGTGACCGTGCCGATGGCGCCGGCCTTGAGGTACTCGGCGGTGCCCTGGAGGCCGCCGCCGCCGTGGCCCTGGTTGCCCATCTGCGTGGCCACGCCGGCCTTGCGGGCGGCCTCGGTGAGCAGGCGGGCCTCCTTGACCGTGCGGGTGAGCGGCTTCTGCGTGTAGCAGGCCTTGCCGCGTTTCACCGCCCACATCGAAGCGACGGCGTGGGTGACGTCGGCCGTCGAGACGACCGCTGCGTCAATGTCCTTCTCCATCTCGTCGAACATCTTGCGGAAGTCGTTGTAGGTCTTGGCCTGGGCGAAGTTCTTGGCCGCGCCGCCCAGGGTGTTGTCGTCCACGTCGCACAGGGCGACGATGTTGGCTCCGCAGTTGACCACCTCGCGCAGGTCGGCGCCGCCCATGCCGCCGACGCCGATCTTGGCGACGTTGAGGGTGTTGCTCGGAGCGTCGCCGGCCGCGCCGCCCAGGATGCGGCGCGGCACCACAACCAGCCCGGCCGCGGCGACAGCGGCTCCTCCGAGAAACCCGCGGCGCGAAACACCGCTCTGCTTCATGGCCTCTGCTTCCTTCCGTATAGAATGTTTCCTGAAGCCTCCGCGGCTTCAGTCGCCCGCCACGGGCAGGAACTTCACACACACGGGCAATGGCACCTCGACGCGCTCGCCCGTCGGCGCGAGGCGGCCGGTCTCGGCGTCAATCCTGAAAACGAAGAGATCATTGGAGTCCTGGTTCGCCGCGACGAGCCAGGCGCCGGCCGGGTCCATCCCGAAGTTCCGCGGGGTCTTGCCGCGCGTAGACTCGTGGCCGACGGGCGTGAGCTTGCCCGTCTCCGCGTCCACGCGGAAGATGGCGATCGTGTTGTGGCCGCGGTTCGAGCCGTAGACGAACCTGCCGCTGGGGTGCACTTGCACCTCGGCCGTCGAGAGGCCCGGGCCGGGGCCGCCCCCGTCGGGCAGGGTCGGCACGGTTTGAATCTCCTTGAGCGCGCCGCGTCCGGCATCG comes from the Planctomycetota bacterium genome and includes:
- a CDS encoding Gfo/Idh/MocA family oxidoreductase; translation: MKQSGVSRRGFLGGAAVAAAGLVVVPRRILGGAAGDAPSNTLNVAKIGVGGMGGADLREVVNCGANIVALCDVDDNTLGGAAKNFAQAKTYNDFRKMFDEMEKDIDAAVVSTADVTHAVASMWAVKRGKACYTQKPLTRTVKEARLLTEAARKAGVATQMGNQGHGGGGLQGTAEYLKAGAIGTVTEVHTWSDRPMGWWPQGCAAPAYSDPVPKHLHWDLWLGPMADRPFADKWREGAHKGKPVYHPHNWRGWWDFGAGAMGDMACHNMDPAFWCLDLGAPTSVKAQCSEFNGVIFPLWSVIEWEFPAKGERPAVKVFWHDGGKQPPRPEELEPDRKMDSNGCLFVGTKGKMMGGGWAGFCRIIPEAKMKEFPAPPRTLPRSIGHYKEWVEAAKGAKIVPGSNFGYSGPMTEAILLGNVALWYPGEKLLWDAEKLQFTNKPEANRLLHYEARKGWEL